A region from the Rosa rugosa chromosome 6, drRosRugo1.1, whole genome shotgun sequence genome encodes:
- the LOC133718187 gene encoding uncharacterized protein LOC133718187, translating into MEQVSEKRFPLDPKEYKLYEEVGEGVSASVYRALYVPLNEIAAIKVLDLENAIMTCPHLQAGNILINSNGAVKLADFGVSACMFDSGDRQRSRNTFVGTHCWMAIGNLPEHTAY; encoded by the exons ATGGAGCAAGTATCAGAGAAAAGATTTCCTTTGGATCCAAAAGAGTATAAGTTATATGAAGAAGTGGGTGAAGGTGTTAGTGCTAGTGTGTACAGAGCACTCTACGTACCACTTAATGAGATAGCTGCTATCAAGGTTCTTGATCTGGAAAATGCAATAATGACCTG CCCTCATTTGCAGGCTGGGAATATATTGATCAATTCTAATGGGGCAGTCAAGTTAGCTGACTTTGGTGTATCTGCATGCATGTTTGATTCTGGAGATAGACAACGTTCCAGAAATACTTTTGTTGGAACTCATTGCTG GATGGCAATAGGAAACCTTCCTGAACATACAGCATATTGA
- the LOC133715786 gene encoding loganic acid O-methyltransferase-like: MAIRMNGADSLYSYSKYSSFQRNAIDAAKELIKEAVFDKLDIESFPSSNTFRVTDLGCAMGPNTFLAVQNILEAVEDKYRTQGRNSEVPEFQVFFSDQAGNDFNQLFQSLPPDRNYFAMGVPGSFYSRLFPKAHLHFVYSSFSLQFLSKVPEEVLDRSSPAWNKGRVHYSNSAHQVVEAYSAQYAKDMECFLNARAQEIVGGGLMAFVVPGRPNEIPHAQSYYNMSLDLCGSSLMDMAKKGVIAEDKVDSFNLPIYNASLQEVEAIVKGNGCFSIERMENLPQEKLQPNVFRSTVRAGTEHIIRANFGEEILDEFFDTFCKKYEESTSVLESVKAVSLFVLLKRAHRKY, translated from the exons ATGGCAATAAGAATGAATGGTGCAGATAGTCTCTACAGCTATAGCAAATACTCTTCTTTTCAG AGAAATGCTATAGATGCTGCCAAGGAACTGATCAAAGAGGCAGTTTTCGACAAGCTTGACATCGAAAGCTTCCCATCCTCCAACACCTTTCGAGTTACAGATTTAGGCTGTGCTATGGGGCCCAACACGTTCCTAGCTGTGCAAAACATACTTGAAGCTGTGGAGGACAAGTACCGAACCCAAGGGCGCAATTCTGAGGTCCCCGAGTTTCAAGTCTTTTTCAGTGATCAAGCTGGAAATGATTTCAATCAGCTCTTCCAATCCCTCCCTCCAGACAGGAACTACTTCGCAATGGGCGTACCGGGATCTTTTTACTCTCGCTTGTTTCCCAAGGCACATCTTCACTTTGTATACTCTTCATTTTCTCTGCAGTTTCTCTCTAAAGTGCCTGAGGAAGTGTTGGACAGGAGCTCCCCTGCTTGGAACAAAGGTAGGGTTCATTACTCAAATTCTGCACACCAAGTTGTTGAGGCATATTCAGCTCAATATGCCAAGGACATGGAGTGCTTTCTAAATGCTAGAGCACAAGAGATCGTCGGAGGAGGGTTGATGGCATTTGTTGTTCCCGGCCGCCCCAATGAAATCCCTCATGCACAAAGCTATTACAACATGTCACTAGACCTATGTGGTTCCAGTCTCATGGACATGGCCAAGAAG GGTGTCATTGCCGAAGACAAAGTGGACTCCTTCAATCTACCAATATATAATGCTTCTCTCCAAGAAGTGGAAGCCATTGTGAAAGGCAATGGATGTTTTAGCATAGAGAGAATGGAAAACTTGCCTCAAGAAAAGCTACAGCCCAATGTGTTTCGCTCAACTGTGAGAGCCGGAACGGAGCATATAATTCGAGCGAATTTTGGAGAAGAGATTTTAGATGAGTTCTTTGACACATTTTGCAAGAAATATGAAGAATCCACCTCCGTCTTGGAATCAGTGAAAGCTGTtagtttatttgttttactcAAACGCGCGCATAGGAAGTACTGA
- the LOC133714075 gene encoding uncharacterized protein LOC133714075 isoform X2, with amino-acid sequence MDLLWVSTNMLSLGMQKCEIMLNDLIGSKRTNTNIKATIAQPSHTAIIMQFQDQKRMVGMERLGESFIRKVRLRYEVNIVEFVVGLPAADAPKKISRVHKRGWRYILSLSKSTESLSSVSKPTETAPATPEVQPA; translated from the exons ATGGACTTGCTGTGGGTTTCAACCAATATGTTATCACTTGG CATGCAGAAATGTGAAATTATGCTCAATGATTTGATTGGTTCTAAGAGGACCAACACCAATATTAAAGCAACCATAGCTCAGCCATCTCATACAG CAATTATAATGCAATTTCAAGATCAGAAAAG GATGGTAGGCATGGAAAGGCTTGGGGAGTCGTTCATAAGGAAG GTTAGGCTTCGCTATGAAGTTAATATAGTAGAATTTGTTGTAGGCTTGCCAGCTGCAGATGCTCCCAAGAAAATAAGTAGAGTCCACAAGCGTGGTTGGAGGTACATTCTAAGCTTATCTAAGTCGACTGAAAGTCTTTCAAGTGTGAGTAAACCAACAGAAACTGCTCCAGCAACACCTGAAGTTCAACCAGCTTGA
- the LOC133714075 gene encoding uncharacterized protein LOC133714075 isoform X9, translated as MDLLWVSTNMLSLGYILNNMQKCEIMLNDLIGSKRTNTNIKATIAQPSHTAIIMQFQDQKRMVGMERLGESFIRKDSG; from the exons ATGGACTTGCTGTGGGTTTCAACCAATATGTTATCACTTGG ATACATTTTGAACAACATGCAGAAATGTGAAATTATGCTCAATGATTTGATTGGTTCTAAGAGGACCAACACCAATATTAAAGCAACCATAGCTCAGCCATCTCATACAG CAATTATAATGCAATTTCAAGATCAGAAAAG GATGGTAGGCATGGAAAGGCTTGGGGAGTCGTTCATAAGGAAG
- the LOC133714075 gene encoding uncharacterized protein LOC133714075 isoform X1 — protein MDLLWVSTNMLSLGYILNNMQKCEIMLNDLIGSKRTNTNIKATIAQPSHTAIIMQFQDQKRMVGMERLGESFIRKVRLRYEVNIVEFVVGLPAADAPKKISRVHKRGWRYILSLSKSTESLSSVSKPTETAPATPEVQPA, from the exons ATGGACTTGCTGTGGGTTTCAACCAATATGTTATCACTTGG ATACATTTTGAACAACATGCAGAAATGTGAAATTATGCTCAATGATTTGATTGGTTCTAAGAGGACCAACACCAATATTAAAGCAACCATAGCTCAGCCATCTCATACAG CAATTATAATGCAATTTCAAGATCAGAAAAG GATGGTAGGCATGGAAAGGCTTGGGGAGTCGTTCATAAGGAAG GTTAGGCTTCGCTATGAAGTTAATATAGTAGAATTTGTTGTAGGCTTGCCAGCTGCAGATGCTCCCAAGAAAATAAGTAGAGTCCACAAGCGTGGTTGGAGGTACATTCTAAGCTTATCTAAGTCGACTGAAAGTCTTTCAAGTGTGAGTAAACCAACAGAAACTGCTCCAGCAACACCTGAAGTTCAACCAGCTTGA
- the LOC133714075 gene encoding uncharacterized protein LOC133714075 isoform X8 codes for MDLLWVSTNMLSLGYILNNMQKCEIMLNDLIGSKRTNTNIKATIAQPSHTAIIMQFQDQKSGLQGNSLTGALSPDMCQLTGW; via the exons ATGGACTTGCTGTGGGTTTCAACCAATATGTTATCACTTGG ATACATTTTGAACAACATGCAGAAATGTGAAATTATGCTCAATGATTTGATTGGTTCTAAGAGGACCAACACCAATATTAAAGCAACCATAGCTCAGCCATCTCATACAG CAATTATAATGCAATTTCAAGATCAGAAAAG TGGATTGCAAGGCAACTCTTTGACTGGAGCACTGTCCCCTGATATGTGTCAATTAACTG GATGGTAG
- the LOC133714075 gene encoding uncharacterized protein LOC133714075 isoform X3 produces MDLLWVSTNMLSLGYILNNMQKCEIMLNDLIGSKRTNTNIKATIAQPSHTAIIMQFQDQKRMVGMERLGESFIRKVRLRYEVNIVEFVVGLPAADAPKKISRVHKRGWSNT; encoded by the exons ATGGACTTGCTGTGGGTTTCAACCAATATGTTATCACTTGG ATACATTTTGAACAACATGCAGAAATGTGAAATTATGCTCAATGATTTGATTGGTTCTAAGAGGACCAACACCAATATTAAAGCAACCATAGCTCAGCCATCTCATACAG CAATTATAATGCAATTTCAAGATCAGAAAAG GATGGTAGGCATGGAAAGGCTTGGGGAGTCGTTCATAAGGAAG GTTAGGCTTCGCTATGAAGTTAATATAGTAGAATTTGTTGTAGGCTTGCCAGCTGCAGATGCTCCCAAGAAAATAAGTAGAGTCCACAAGCGTGGTTGGAG CAACACCTGA
- the LOC133714075 gene encoding uncharacterized protein LOC133714075 isoform X4 produces the protein MLELQFEDREMQFRVALLHAAIIMQFQDQKRMVGMERLGESFIRKVRLRYEVNIVEFVVGLPAADAPKKISRVHKRGWRYILSLSKSTESLSSVSKPTETAPATPEVQPA, from the exons ATGTTGGAATTGCAATTTGAAGATAGAGAAATGCAGTTCAGGGTTGCTCTTCTTCATGCAGCAATTATAATGCAATTTCAAGATCAGAAAAG GATGGTAGGCATGGAAAGGCTTGGGGAGTCGTTCATAAGGAAG GTTAGGCTTCGCTATGAAGTTAATATAGTAGAATTTGTTGTAGGCTTGCCAGCTGCAGATGCTCCCAAGAAAATAAGTAGAGTCCACAAGCGTGGTTGGAGGTACATTCTAAGCTTATCTAAGTCGACTGAAAGTCTTTCAAGTGTGAGTAAACCAACAGAAACTGCTCCAGCAACACCTGAAGTTCAACCAGCTTGA
- the LOC133714075 gene encoding uncharacterized protein LOC133714075 isoform X5 codes for MLSDVRGNNLTSPASCIRLPKSIFTRMVGMERLGESFIRKVRLRYEVNIVEFVVGLPAADAPKKISRVHKRGWRYILSLSKSTESLSSVSKPTETAPATPEVQPA; via the exons ATGCTCAGTGATGTTAGAGGCAATAACCTGACTAGCCCTGCGTCTTGTATCAGATTACCAAAATCAATCTTTACAAG GATGGTAGGCATGGAAAGGCTTGGGGAGTCGTTCATAAGGAAG GTTAGGCTTCGCTATGAAGTTAATATAGTAGAATTTGTTGTAGGCTTGCCAGCTGCAGATGCTCCCAAGAAAATAAGTAGAGTCCACAAGCGTGGTTGGAGGTACATTCTAAGCTTATCTAAGTCGACTGAAAGTCTTTCAAGTGTGAGTAAACCAACAGAAACTGCTCCAGCAACACCTGAAGTTCAACCAGCTTGA